The following proteins are co-located in the Camelina sativa cultivar DH55 chromosome 12, Cs, whole genome shotgun sequence genome:
- the LOC104732359 gene encoding late embryogenesis abundant protein 1-like, which yields MSQQQFNAGQTRGQAQEKAEQWTESAKQTAESARDKTADLTHQARDKAADVTQSARDKSADGSHSAKQSAQHNQEQAAGLFGQTGESVKNMAQGALDGVKNSLGMNEKK from the exons ATGTCTCAACAACAATTCAACGCTGGCCAGACCAGAGGCCAAGCTCAA GAGAAAGCTGAGCAATGGACCGAGTCTGCGAAGCAAACCGCGGAGTCCGCACGTGACAAGACTGCTGATTTGACACATCAAGCACGTGACAAGGCTGCAGATGTGACACAATCAGCTCGTGACAAGTCAGCTGATGGATCTCATTCCGCTAAACAGTCCGCCCAACATAACCAGGAACAAGCTGCTGGTTTATTTGGACAG ACCGGTGAATCAGTGAAGAACATGGCTCAAGGTGCTCTTGACGGTGTGAAGAACAGCCTTGGCATGAACGAGAAGAAATGA